A region of the Methanosarcinales archaeon genome:
TGCCTGCAAAACATCGGCCACGGTCTCTGCTGCCTCCCTGGCCGAGGTATCCTTGATCATGGGGTCAGTACTGATCAGGTGGATGGTCACCATATCTGCCCCAAAGTCATTGACCGCTTTCTTGGCCCATTCGGCCGGGCTCTCAATTACATCCTCATAATTCACCTTGACAGCTTTTGCCATTCCGATGGGCATATCGAACACATCCATTGTGATGTGGTTTCGATGGGGCATTGGACTGTCAAAATAGTAAGGTAGTGCGTTCTCCCCTCCCACAGTCACTGTACTCTTTCGGGTGCCTCCATCCGCAGAAGTTGCTCCCAATGTGACTTCTTGTATGGGATTTTTCCATTCATCTATTTTACCTACTTCAAATTTAGACCGCAATAATTCCTTAGGTCTGGCCGCGCCAGGGACTGCGCTTAACCCTGTTGCCCCAAGTAATTGGTCAACAGGATACCCCAATAATCGTGAAATATTGATAAGATGCTGGGCTATCTGTGCAGTTTCATGCCCAAGCATATAGGATAGCTGAGGATTGAGTCCGCCCATAGCGTCCAGATCAAGTTCTATGTCGCCTTCTATGTGAACCCCTTCCAAAGACTCCACATCAAGGTCTTTGAACATGCCGCCCAGTTCTGATATTTTAAGTTTTTTTGCCATTTAGCATTCCACCGGTTTTTTTGTATATAATGAACTTCAGATGATCATGATTAAAAGTCTAGTTCTTACAGCTCTAATTGAATGATAATATTTTCGATTTCAACTATTGCAGGGGACGTTGATGGGAGCTCCTTTAGTGATCTCCCTTCAAGATCGAACTGGGCAATGGTCTCATCAAAAGGTATTACGCCTGCCAGATCCAGTCCCAAATCCGCAGCATATTGCTGAAGACGTTCCCTGTTCTGAGGTGTTACCTTGTTGAGTACTACATGCATTTTCTCAATATTCAAATCAAGTTCTTTCACAAGCTCTCTGATCCGCTGTGCAGTATGCAGACCCCGCTTTGAACCATCAGTCACTACAATTAATTCATTGACATCCTGTATTATACCCCTGCTAAGGTGTTCCAGTCCGGCAGCCGTATCCACTATGGTCAGATCATAGTTTTTGATGATACGATCCATAATACCTCTTAAAAGATTATTGGCAAAACAGTAGCAACCCTTACCTTCGGGTCTTCCCATAACAAGCAAGTCATACCCTGTCTGCTCTAAAAGCACTGAATATATTTTAGATTCCAGTACCCGTGATTTATCAGTATCAGGTGGTAGATTATCCCTCTGTGTCATAAGGAACTCTCGTTGGTCACCTACAGTCTGCGTAACCTCATCTCCAAGAACTTCAGGCAGGTTTGAATCTGGGTCGGCGTCGATGGCAAGAATAGTCATATCCTTGCTCACCAGTTTACTGATGAGCATGGCCGCAAATGCGGTCTTGCCTGTACCTCCTTTACCTGTAATGGCTACGACTTTCACAGTCACCTCAACAGTTATTATTTACTGCTCAGGACTATCCTGTCTATGGTGACTTTGGCGTTCTTCAATGTCACCTTAATGCCGCCACCACCGCCCATTGCAGGCATATTCTGCATCATAGCCGGGTCGAATGCTGGTATGTTCATAGCAGGCATTGGAACTGGAGCAGCTTCCATCTCTGGTTCTTCCTCAGTAACCCATTTTTCCACAATAGGATGACCTTTATCCAGTAAAAATGCCTTCAAAGTATCCAGATCCTTGGCATCTTCTTCAGTAGCCACCTTGTCAACAATATCTTCAGGGATATCATTCATAATTTTATCTTTCAGGTTCTTGGGCATCCAAACCACACGGTTCCAACCGCCATCTGACTGAATGAATTTTGGGGAGCGGAAATAGTTAATACCTACACCCAAAAAACCCATGACCTGCTTTCCACCACCGGTCTGTCCTGCCATAGTACTAAAAGGCAGGCCGTTGGGTGCCATATCTGCGTAATCCCTATCTACCCAACCGATACCATCAAGTTCTGGTATATAGAAACCTACTACCTCAAAACAGCCGCACGATGTATGTGGAAACTCAAAGAAACTGTGTATCTTAATCCTCTGGTATTCGCCACCTGATAATGCCACTGCTTTCTCATTAACACCTGTGTATTCTCCACCGATCTCGTCAAGGCATTCGCCTTTTTCAATAGCGAACTGGGGCCCTTCAGGATCCACTTTGGCTGCAGCCCTTCCATCGAACCAGTTAATGGCCCCGCACAGTGCGATCCTGTCGGGAGTGATAACACATACACTGGTGGGTGCAAAACTCTGGCACAGAGTACACCCATAGAATACGTCAACATCCTCATCATGGAGATTACGGGTCCGCTCATCCCTGGCAGCATATACAATCATTGCCTCATCCTGTGCTTCCTGCACTTTATCCAGATCAGTAATGTAAGTGGCTTCGATCTTTTCAATAAACGACATCTCATTTTTGAACAGCATCATAGTGGCCTTGGCGATCTGTTCAAAAGAATTGAGGCCTTTTGCAATTGCATCCTTGTTAATACGGAGCCATACATCATATCGCTGGTTCAGGTGCATCAGGCCCTGGATATAGTTCTGGAAATCGTGGTTTCGCCTTTCAACGATGGCTTCCAGATCAGTTTCCACCAGTTCACCTGCAATACGGTAGATCATGCCTAAAGGGAGCCGGTCCCCCTCTTTAACATCTGAGATATCAGGGCCGATAAGTGTAAACTTACCATCTTCAATCTCGTCCATTTCTGAAGCCCGGACCAGTTCGAACCCTTTTGATTTCGGGCCTGCCAGTTCCAGGTACATATCATCCTTACGTACTCTTTCTCCCTCAAACATAGGGGATATTTCAAAGGGGAATTCATCAGTCATTAATTCATCCTCGTATCGTTTTACCTTTTGATTGTAATTATATCACGAAATTTGGGCAATTACTTCCTGCAGTGCCTTAACATGATCTTCCTTTTTAAGATTGCCGAATGATTGTTTGGCATTTGGATGGTAATATCTGTCAATGGAGATCACATTGATGTTTGTGAAATTCTTCAAAGTTGACATCAACTGGCTGGCATGATAGTAAGTATGACCTAAAAAGATCGCTGTATCATAGCCACCATTTCCGTAAAATCCTTTCCAATTCGGGTCCTTAAGATATGAAACCAGGGCGTGTAAATTAACGTATGTGGCTTCAATACCTTCCTTTGCCAGATTCCCCATGCTGCTTCCTGTAGCAGCTACTGGAATCCCTTTTTCAGCCATTATTTTTACGATCTCTATAAGTCCTTCCTCACCAGCTGCTGTCCCGACGATCAACAAAGGTCGTTTTGCTTTTGAGATCAGTTTGCCGGCCACATCTGCTTTGGTAGGTCTCGCCATCTTGGGTCCTGGTATATTACCCCTGTCAAAAGGAATTGCATTTTTGGTTGTATCCACAGCAGCCATTATTCAGACGCCTCCTTACAAAGTCTGGGTACATTTGTAGGCTGGAATGATACATCAGCAACTCTGGTCGGCCCTTCCAGGATCTTTTTCTTGTTCCAGTCGATCTTCCATCCTTGTTTTTCTTCAAGGTTCTTAAGAAGTGCTTCCTTCTTGGCCAGAGGCAGGTCTGCTTCACTTCTCACATAGATATGCCAGTCATCAGGCAAGGTTCCCAGGTATTTCTCGTTCAGTTCGATGTAATGTGTGAGTTTTATCATCCGACCAAGACTGTTATCACTTGGCCTGAAACAGAGTTTAGCCAAAAGGGGCATTACCTCGGCTTTAGTCTCAGCCGATATAAAGAGATGTTCGGGAGCAGGTTCAATATTTATTACTTTTCCATCCCTTCCATCCATCACATTCCATTTCTCTGAATCATAGGGTTTTCCAACATAAGCACGTCTGTATTTGGGTCCATGTGGTCCTACAACTACTGGTATGCCCAGCCTGTTGCATCCGGTACCTATTGACAGGGCTTTCTGGGAATATGCTCCCCAGGCCAATCCTACTGCACCTATCCTGTTCAATACATAATCTGCGATCTCTTCCCAGTTGCCTGTGATATTTCGACCCGCAAAAATACTTGCCACCTTGATGGTAGTGGCAGCAATATGTGCATTGGACACACAACCTCCGGTATTCAGCAGGTTTCCTTTGATAAAACGCCCCGCAAATCGTTCATATAGTGTCTTATCTTCATCGTCTTTGAACATGCCAATATCCATGGCCGTGCATCCTGAGGTTATTATGATGTAACTTCGCTTCAGCATCTCCTCGGCGATCTCATACACCTCCCGGCTGCCGTTGGGATAATTAGGGCATCCCACCATGGCAATTACACCTGGGGTTGTTCCCAGTACAAGGTTGCGACCTTCTTCCCTGATCTCAGGGTCGCTAATCTGGCCCCTGCCTACCCGGACCTTGCCCTTCTCTTCCCGTATCACTCGTTGGGAAGCTTTCTCAATTACGTTTAAGACCGGGATACCTTTCGGGCACTCATAATCACATCGTCCGCAACCTATACAAATATCATGGAGATGCTCAAATTTGGAGAGATCACCTGCTGCTGCAGCTTTCATGGCTTCGTCAATGGGCAGGCCCTGTGGACATCCGATAACACAATTTCCACACATAGTGCATGATGAAACAAGTTCCTTGAATTCTTCGTCATTCGGAAGAGCAGTAATGCCTTTTGCTTTTCGTATAGGGGCCATTTCCATGACAAGTTTGGGTACCAGTTCTCCAACCTTTTCGTAATTAAAGACCAGTGCACCGGGTTCGTCACCTGAAACAAGCTCTTTTATTATATCATCGATCTCGTCATCAGAACGGTCCTTCAGACCATACAAGATCTTATCGTTGGTAGTAATTACAGGAATGTGGAGCTTGCTTGCTTCCTTTAGAATATCTGCCCTGACACATTGTTCGTCCACTACAATAACATCAGGAATGCCCGAACGTATGTATTTTAATTCTTTGGACATGGAACCCACGATCTTGGCATTAGTATTATATCGGACCATATCATGGGCTGTGCAACACAATCCTGCCACTTCGATCTTATCACTGAGCTCATGTTCTTCTATATAATCCATAATATATGTCACTGCAGCCACATTATGGCCTATGCAGAGCAGTACCGGTTTAGTATTATCAATAGAACCCATTCCGATCTCAACGAGCGGAGTATCCTCTATGGCTTTAGGCATACCCAGACAGGATATCTGGATAATATCAGCTACTTCCATTCCCAGCAGGTCAAGCATACCGGCATGAAGAGCCTTGGATTCAAAATCATTTGCATCACCTTCCTGGCCGGTATGAGTGGTAGCTAAAAGTTGAGTGATCTCTTCTTCGATATAATCAAGCACAGGTCGAAAATCGCCAATTGTCTCTGGTGCTATTCCCATAATTGTTTGCGTAACAGGAGCTTTCAGGTTGCTAAAACCCACTTCTATAGGATGGTCTGCACCAAAACGCTCGATCAGATTATTAAGTAGATGCCTGCCATGTGCAGTATGTGCTGCAGTACCCATAAGAGTCTTAGTCAAACTCTCCCTGGCCTGATGGGTTTCCATGTCAATTCCACATGCCCCTTCTTTATTACCAGTAAGGTCACATTTACCGTATGTACAATTACAGCACATGTCACATACTGGTGAATAGACTGGTTCATACCTGTTAAGCAGCCGTTTATCCCAATCCCTCAGATCTGCTATTTTAGGTTTGGGAGTTGGACCCTGAGCTTCCAATTCGGCACCAGAATATGCCACTTCACCTATATTTATCTGGACGTTCTCCAGATCTTCTATTATGAATCTGCCTTTTTTTAATACCATTGAGAATATACTCTCCTTTATTCAGTCAGATATATTTTTTTTAGTTTGCCAACACATAGTAATTTTTTAAAATACTTTGTTAATATATTATATATATATATATACACATCTATCTTTAATTATTTTGCTAATATTCATAAATAATATAATGCACTATGAATTAGCCCAAAACACATTGTACATATAGATTAAATTTAGCCTTAATAAATTCTATAATATTAAATGCTTTTGCATCTATCATTATTATAAATAGTAGATAGATACAGTTAATTAAAAGAATTAAAATATTACTTTTGTAATCATTTATTAAAATTTTGGAATGAATATGGTACTTATAGCAGGTGTAGATGAAGCAGGAAAAGGACCTGTGCTGGGGCCCATGATGGTGGCCGGAGTAGTTATGCAAGAAGACCGGCTGGATGAATTGAACAAACTTGGAGTTAAAGACTCAAAGGTACTTTCGGCAACACGTAGAAATTACCTTAGTTCCAAAATAAAAGAGCTTGCTAATAGTTATTATATCCTGGAAGTAAGTGCCAGACAGATAGACGAGTTCAGGAAGATCATGACAATGAACCAGATAATGGTATTGAGTCATGCTAATGTACTGGATCAAATCAAACCCAACAAAGCATATCTGGATGCTGCAGATGTGAATGAAGAACGTTTTGGGGAAAATGTACAAAAGAAATGTAGTATATCTATAGAAATTGTAGCAAAACACAAAGCAGATACTAAATTTCCTATTGTTTCAGCCGCATCGATAATTGCAAAGGCCCAACGGGATAGAGCTATTAGAGATATGGAAAAAGAAATTGGAATACCGCTGGGAAGTGGATACCCTTCAGATCCTACCACAAAGAGGTTTTTGGCAGACTGGATAAAAGAACATAAAAGTTTTCCCGAAATTGTACGTCATTCATGGAAAACTACTGAAAACCTTCTGAACCTCTGATTATTGGCTTTACATCAATCATTATTAAAGAATAATACCGCAAATAATAAGTAACAATAAACCATGATAAAAACATGTCAGGTATATTTTTGCCAGGCAGGATGAAAATTATGGAAGAGAAAACTTATTCAGAACAGCGATGTAATTATTGTAGAGGTACCGGGAAGGCTGATGGGGGAGAATGTCCAGTTTGTCACGGAAA
Encoded here:
- the cdhD gene encoding CO dehydrogenase/acetyl-CoA synthase subunit delta, with amino-acid sequence MAKKLKISELGGMFKDLDVESLEGVHIEGDIELDLDAMGGLNPQLSYMLGHETAQIAQHLINISRLLGYPVDQLLGATGLSAVPGAARPKELLRSKFEVGKIDEWKNPIQEVTLGATSADGGTRKSTVTVGGENALPYYFDSPMPHRNHITMDVFDMPIGMAKAVKVNYEDVIESPAEWAKKAVNDFGADMVTIHLISTDPMIKDTSAREAAETVADVLQAVDVPIVIGGSGNPEKDPEVLEKVAEIAEGERVLLASASLNLDYERIAKAANEYGHVVLSWTQLEINAQKELNRKLMKQCGVKREDIIMDPTTAALGYGLDYAYTNMERIRLAGLIGDNELSFPMSSGTTNAWGAREAWMVGSPIKEDSDWGPREYRGPIWEIVTGLTLALAGNDLFMMMHPGSVAVLKEITQSLYGSIDRDTIDISNWVTAEV
- a CDS encoding AAA family ATPase codes for the protein MKVVAITGKGGTGKTAFAAMLISKLVSKDMTILAIDADPDSNLPEVLGDEVTQTVGDQREFLMTQRDNLPPDTDKSRVLESKIYSVLLEQTGYDLLVMGRPEGKGCYCFANNLLRGIMDRIIKNYDLTIVDTAAGLEHLSRGIIQDVNELIVVTDGSKRGLHTAQRIRELVKELDLNIEKMHVVLNKVTPQNRERLQQYAADLGLDLAGVIPFDETIAQFDLEGRSLKELPSTSPAIVEIENIIIQLEL
- the cdhC gene encoding CO dehydrogenase/CO-methylating acetyl-CoA synthase complex subunit beta; amino-acid sequence: MTDEFPFEISPMFEGERVRKDDMYLELAGPKSKGFELVRASEMDEIEDGKFTLIGPDISDVKEGDRLPLGMIYRIAGELVETDLEAIVERRNHDFQNYIQGLMHLNQRYDVWLRINKDAIAKGLNSFEQIAKATMMLFKNEMSFIEKIEATYITDLDKVQEAQDEAMIVYAARDERTRNLHDEDVDVFYGCTLCQSFAPTSVCVITPDRIALCGAINWFDGRAAAKVDPEGPQFAIEKGECLDEIGGEYTGVNEKAVALSGGEYQRIKIHSFFEFPHTSCGCFEVVGFYIPELDGIGWVDRDYADMAPNGLPFSTMAGQTGGGKQVMGFLGVGINYFRSPKFIQSDGGWNRVVWMPKNLKDKIMNDIPEDIVDKVATEEDAKDLDTLKAFLLDKGHPIVEKWVTEEEPEMEAAPVPMPAMNIPAFDPAMMQNMPAMGGGGGIKVTLKNAKVTIDRIVLSSK
- the cdhB gene encoding CO dehydrogenase/acetyl-CoA synthase complex subunit epsilon translates to MAAVDTTKNAIPFDRGNIPGPKMARPTKADVAGKLISKAKRPLLIVGTAAGEEGLIEIVKIMAEKGIPVAATGSSMGNLAKEGIEATYVNLHALVSYLKDPNWKGFYGNGGYDTAIFLGHTYYHASQLMSTLKNFTNINVISIDRYYHPNAKQSFGNLKKEDHVKALQEVIAQIS
- the cdhA gene encoding CO dehydrogenase/acetyl-CoA synthase complex subunit epsilon, whose amino-acid sequence is MVLKKGRFIIEDLENVQINIGEVAYSGAELEAQGPTPKPKIADLRDWDKRLLNRYEPVYSPVCDMCCNCTYGKCDLTGNKEGACGIDMETHQARESLTKTLMGTAAHTAHGRHLLNNLIERFGADHPIEVGFSNLKAPVTQTIMGIAPETIGDFRPVLDYIEEEITQLLATTHTGQEGDANDFESKALHAGMLDLLGMEVADIIQISCLGMPKAIEDTPLVEIGMGSIDNTKPVLLCIGHNVAAVTYIMDYIEEHELSDKIEVAGLCCTAHDMVRYNTNAKIVGSMSKELKYIRSGIPDVIVVDEQCVRADILKEASKLHIPVITTNDKILYGLKDRSDDEIDDIIKELVSGDEPGALVFNYEKVGELVPKLVMEMAPIRKAKGITALPNDEEFKELVSSCTMCGNCVIGCPQGLPIDEAMKAAAAGDLSKFEHLHDICIGCGRCDYECPKGIPVLNVIEKASQRVIREEKGKVRVGRGQISDPEIREEGRNLVLGTTPGVIAMVGCPNYPNGSREVYEIAEEMLKRSYIIITSGCTAMDIGMFKDDEDKTLYERFAGRFIKGNLLNTGGCVSNAHIAATTIKVASIFAGRNITGNWEEIADYVLNRIGAVGLAWGAYSQKALSIGTGCNRLGIPVVVGPHGPKYRRAYVGKPYDSEKWNVMDGRDGKVINIEPAPEHLFISAETKAEVMPLLAKLCFRPSDNSLGRMIKLTHYIELNEKYLGTLPDDWHIYVRSEADLPLAKKEALLKNLEEKQGWKIDWNKKKILEGPTRVADVSFQPTNVPRLCKEASE
- a CDS encoding ribonuclease HII — translated: MVLIAGVDEAGKGPVLGPMMVAGVVMQEDRLDELNKLGVKDSKVLSATRRNYLSSKIKELANSYYILEVSARQIDEFRKIMTMNQIMVLSHANVLDQIKPNKAYLDAADVNEERFGENVQKKCSISIEIVAKHKADTKFPIVSAASIIAKAQRDRAIRDMEKEIGIPLGSGYPSDPTTKRFLADWIKEHKSFPEIVRHSWKTTENLLNL